The Carcharodon carcharias isolate sCarCar2 chromosome 15, sCarCar2.pri, whole genome shotgun sequence genome includes a window with the following:
- the LOC121288536 gene encoding type-1 angiotensin II receptor-associated protein, producing the protein MELPVVSLKMIIIVHWLLTTWGCLCSWLPQPYIWSNYAILAIGVWAIAQRDSVDAVVMYLVGMVITILMDIIHIAISYDHFPGGQRYVALRDQFRFSVGMAILSLILKPVSCLFVYQMYKERGGDYNLNFGFPGLTGGRDRTSYQTIDGQEPHHQPAVSAGTKTPCAAY; encoded by the exons ATGGAGCTGCCGGTGGTCAGTCTGAAG ATGATCATCATCGTGCACTGGCTCCTGACAACCTG GGGCTGTCTGTGTTCCTGGCTCCCACAACCCTACATCTGGAGTAATTACGCTATACTGGCCATTGGGGTTTGGGCCATTGCCCAGAGAGATTCTGTTGACGCTGTTGTAATG TATTTAGTTGGTATGGTGATAACGATCCTCATGGACATCATCCACATTGCGATCAGCTACGACCATTTCCCGGGCGGACAAAGATACGTTGCCTTGAGGGACCAGTTCCGCTTCAGTGTTGGCATGGCAATTTTAAGCCTCATTCTGAAACCGGTTTCTTGTCTCTTTGTGTATCAAATGTACAAGGAACGAGGGGGAGATTACAACCTAAACTTTG GTTTTCCAGGTTTAACTGGTGGTCGGGATCGAACTTCATACCAAACTATCGATGGGCAGGAGCCTCACCACCaacctgctgtttctgcagggACCAAGACTCCTTGCGCAGCCTATTAA